The Sagittula sp. P11 genome window below encodes:
- a CDS encoding YqhA family protein, whose translation MKPVLGNARYLVVIAVVGALIAAVCLMVYGFLEGGKLVFSLIEKAEVTRKGAKEMALEFIEIIDLFLMGTVFYIISVGLYSLFINTDVRLPEWLKIRTLDDLKNKLLSVVIVVLAVVFLGQAVAWDGARDLMGLGIGIAAVIAALTWFISVKAGNKGE comes from the coding sequence ATGAAGCCAGTGCTCGGAAATGCCCGGTATCTCGTGGTGATCGCTGTCGTGGGCGCTCTTATCGCCGCCGTCTGCCTGATGGTCTACGGCTTCCTGGAGGGCGGCAAGCTGGTTTTCTCGCTGATCGAGAAGGCCGAGGTCACACGCAAGGGCGCCAAGGAGATGGCGCTGGAATTCATCGAGATCATCGACCTCTTCCTGATGGGGACGGTGTTCTACATCATCTCCGTCGGGCTCTATTCGCTGTTCATCAACACAGACGTGCGCCTGCCGGAATGGCTGAAGATCCGCACGCTGGACGACCTGAAGAACAAGCTCCTGTCGGTGGTGATCGTGGTGCTTGCGGTGGTCTTCCTCGGGCAGGCAGTGGCCTGGGACGGGGCGCGCGACCTCATGGGGCTGGGCATCGGCATCGCCGCGGTGATCGCCGCGCTGACATGGTTCATCAGCGTGAAGGCCGGGAACAAGGGCGAGTAG